From one Montipora capricornis isolate CH-2021 chromosome 10, ASM3666992v2, whole genome shotgun sequence genomic stretch:
- the LOC138018970 gene encoding uncharacterized protein: MADKTHIVAGTKLPYPNAAKYMINVRHIEKQPAPVGVARTVFVNGVNEVSYLPSNSFEKPASGPLVANLAKRSLAAAADESQPTRVDSVTDAGSFDPSQPISCTDTTAEAAELDLPSIFDDSDAKGTKVSEVLALRVNEACTKKALDSKLKEIEAKYKAPENCDFLCVPKVNLEFWFELARQARTKDLALQEAQRGITKGLQPVIELVEKTKSELKPDAFITPLVDAITLLCNASFRFSLVRRETMREFVNPSYRSLCSKNTPPGKWLFGDELPKQIKEIAEVNKMAKKLGPSQTSPGTRRGDRRNTSGRGSSFNQGQGRKVYFLGSRNRSNTTHNRRDNKSNPHSWTATKQHSSQ, translated from the coding sequence CCAGTTGGGGTTGCACGAACTGTTTTTGTCAATGGAGTCAATGAAGTCTCTTATCTCCCAAGTAACAGCTTCGAAAAGCCAGCTTCTGGACCTTTAGTTGCTAACCTGGCCAAACGAAGTTTAGCAGCGGCGGCTGACGAGTCACAACCTACACGTGTCGACAGCGTGACTGATGCTGGCTCTTTCGACCCCTCACAACCCATTTCATGTACTGATACAACTGCTGAAGCAGCAGAGCTGGACCTGCCATCAATCTTTGATGACTCGGATGCGAAAGGTACCAAAGTGAGTGAGGTCTTAGCCTTAAGAGTAAATGAGGCTTGTACGAAAAAAGCATTGGATTCCAAGCTGAAGGAAATTGAGGCTAAGTACAAAGCACCCGAAAATTGTGATTTCTTGTGTGTACCAAAGGTCAACCTTGAATTCTGGTTTGAGTTAGCCAGGCAGGCAAGGACCAAGGATCTTGCACTGCAAGAGGCCCAGAGAGGTATTACCAAGGGATTACAGCCAGTTATTGAGTTAGTAGAAAAGACCAAGTCGGAATTGAAGCCCGACGCCTTCATTACTCCTCTCGTTGATGCTATTACATTACTTTGCAATGCATCATTCAGATTTTCCCTTGTAAGAAGGGAAACAATGAGAGAATTCGTGAATCCCAGCTACCGCTCTTTATGCAGCAAGAATACTCCTCCTGGGAAATGGCTTTTTGGAGATGAGCTGCCTAAACAAATCAAAGAAATTGCGGAGGTGAACAAAATGGCGAAGAAACTCGGCCCTAGTCAGACCTCTCCTGGAACAAGGCGTGGAGATAGAAGAAATACATCTGGTCGTGGTTCTAGCTTCAACCAGGGTCAAGGCCGAAAAGTATATTTTTTAGGGTCAAGGAATCGCAGCAACACCACTCACAACAGGAGGGATAACAAGAGCAACCCACATTCCTGGACAGCTACAAAGCAGCACTCCTCCCAGTAG